In Kordiimonas pumila, a single genomic region encodes these proteins:
- a CDS encoding cytochrome b family protein: protein MQLLKGKSLIAVCGGLTLLYTAFACVMAGGYLAGLPYVMKPTAHFAFALFFMAFTASSFHTLVPGRYSRWAIRNRRYIGLSFAAVHFIHLFLVLSNITLTDESRPLTLLVGGGLAYLFIVLMAATSNNWSVQKMGAKNWRRLHRTGSWYIWLIFIYGAPSVLDGNYMRVWITLFCFIALGLRIAAYCKKKTAKT, encoded by the coding sequence ATGCAGCTGCTGAAGGGTAAATCACTTATTGCTGTTTGCGGAGGTCTTACCCTTCTCTATACCGCATTTGCTTGTGTGATGGCAGGTGGTTATCTCGCAGGCCTTCCCTATGTGATGAAACCTACAGCGCATTTTGCTTTTGCCTTGTTTTTTATGGCATTCACCGCCAGCAGCTTTCACACACTTGTGCCGGGACGCTATAGCCGCTGGGCTATCCGAAACCGACGCTATATTGGCCTATCGTTCGCGGCGGTGCATTTTATTCACCTTTTTCTGGTGCTCTCGAACATTACACTTACCGATGAAAGCAGGCCTTTGACGCTGCTGGTGGGTGGCGGGTTGGCTTACCTGTTTATCGTCCTGATGGCCGCCACATCAAACAACTGGTCTGTACAGAAAATGGGGGCAAAAAACTGGCGCAGATTGCACCGTACAGGTAGTTGGTATATCTGGCTTATTTTTATTTACGGCGCGCCCAGTGTTCTGGACGGCAACTATATGCGTGTATGGATTACACTATTCTGCTTTATTGCCCTTGGGCTTCGCATTGCTGCATATTGCAAAAAGAAAACTGCCAAAACCTAA
- a CDS encoding MAPEG family protein, protein MEQSILTPVLVLVCWTLVLWVWLYATRLPAMKAAGVDFTKPAEAKAKMETLPAKAVNVANNYNHLHEQPVIFYALIFYIHLSGAVTSLDIQLAWAYVGLRVLHSLIQCTNNMVIRRFMVFVLASICLFALAVRAVAAL, encoded by the coding sequence ATGGAACAATCAATTCTAACACCAGTGCTGGTGCTTGTTTGCTGGACGCTGGTTTTATGGGTCTGGCTCTATGCGACACGTCTTCCAGCCATGAAAGCTGCTGGTGTCGACTTTACCAAGCCAGCAGAAGCGAAAGCCAAAATGGAAACGCTGCCCGCAAAGGCGGTCAATGTAGCAAACAACTATAACCACCTGCATGAACAGCCGGTTATTTTTTATGCCCTGATATTTTACATTCATTTATCCGGCGCTGTAACAAGCCTTGATATACAGCTTGCGTGGGCCTATGTGGGCCTGAGGGTGCTGCATTCCCTTATACAATGTACCAATAATATGGTTATACGCAGGTTTATGGTTTTTGTGTTGGCGTCAATCTGCCTGTTTGCCCTTGCTGTTCGAGCAGTTGCCGCACTTTAA
- a CDS encoding FG-GAP repeat domain-containing protein translates to MKIGRCNNWLKFGVLFFAFLPAAQAGDAPFSVQTVKAEHSIRALKAVNFFAAKTPAIMARGDGADGAHLFSFYKVAGGSVTPEPALQVEMPESGLFFDFAPLMRAEQDSLLVFDNVGVMVYDVASKAFKRLVTSPSIYRHSGTPVFEAVDFARDFSGDGLADILIPDFEGYHLFVNDGTGLFKSEIWLDMPVELRMNRAEDQYVTFPPYSATPRYTQFPALSADANFDGLTDIVFLKDNSFVAFHQKVGGGFDSAGVVYPIDIKIIGNSFAEQLKSVERYADQRSLTETIITAVTDINADGVLDIVTETDSAEGLFNRTTGFSFHYGFETKGMLAFRPEADSTIKLEGFAAGTRYEDFTGDGRPDFATGAVDIGLGKIISILLSGSAGVHVHFFAQHPDGTFSEKADYRKKISVAVDLSSGQSTIPVVELADITGDGFRDLLLSKKQTELQLYSNMPDDDDLFDRSDKKMDITLPKNNKFVTAADINADGKADILIHYDRLGADGADMKNTFLVLLAH, encoded by the coding sequence ATGAAAATCGGTAGGTGTAATAACTGGCTAAAGTTTGGGGTGCTTTTTTTTGCGTTTTTACCCGCCGCACAGGCGGGTGATGCGCCTTTCAGTGTGCAAACAGTAAAGGCAGAGCATAGCATTCGTGCGCTTAAAGCTGTCAATTTTTTTGCAGCAAAAACACCTGCTATTATGGCACGCGGCGACGGGGCAGACGGCGCCCATTTGTTTTCTTTTTATAAGGTTGCGGGTGGCAGTGTGACGCCGGAGCCTGCCCTTCAGGTGGAGATGCCAGAAAGTGGTTTGTTCTTTGATTTTGCGCCGCTTATGCGTGCCGAGCAAGATAGCCTTCTGGTGTTCGATAATGTGGGTGTTATGGTTTATGATGTTGCGAGTAAGGCCTTCAAGCGGCTGGTAACATCACCTTCCATATATCGTCATTCGGGTACCCCTGTTTTTGAAGCGGTGGATTTTGCCCGTGATTTTTCAGGGGACGGTTTGGCCGATATTTTGATCCCTGATTTTGAAGGGTATCATCTGTTTGTTAATGACGGTACTGGCCTGTTCAAGAGCGAGATATGGCTTGATATGCCCGTTGAACTGCGCATGAACAGGGCTGAAGACCAATATGTTACTTTCCCGCCCTATAGTGCCACGCCGCGCTATACCCAGTTTCCGGCTCTATCGGCGGATGCCAATTTTGACGGGTTAACCGATATAGTGTTCCTAAAAGATAATAGCTTTGTGGCTTTCCATCAGAAGGTAGGTGGTGGCTTTGATAGCGCAGGGGTGGTTTATCCAATTGATATCAAGATTATTGGTAACAGTTTTGCCGAGCAGCTTAAATCGGTTGAGCGCTACGCAGATCAGCGCAGTCTGACGGAGACAATCATCACGGCAGTGACAGACATTAATGCCGATGGTGTACTTGATATTGTGACAGAAACGGACAGTGCCGAAGGGCTGTTTAACAGAACGACAGGCTTTTCTTTTCATTACGGGTTCGAAACAAAGGGGATGCTGGCTTTCAGGCCAGAGGCAGATAGCACCATTAAACTGGAAGGGTTTGCGGCAGGTACGCGCTATGAAGACTTTACCGGCGATGGCAGGCCAGACTTTGCCACAGGCGCTGTAGATATTGGTCTTGGTAAAATTATCAGTATTCTTTTGTCTGGTTCGGCGGGTGTGCACGTACATTTTTTTGCGCAGCACCCAGACGGCACCTTTTCTGAAAAGGCAGACTATAGAAAGAAAATATCGGTCGCTGTTGATCTGTCTTCCGGCCAGAGCACTATCCCGGTGGTGGAACTGGCTGATATAACAGGTGATGGCTTCAGGGATTTGCTACTGTCTAAAAAGCAGACAGAGCTACAGCTATATAGCAATATGCCAGACGATGACGATCTGTTCGACAGGTCAGATAAAAAAATGGATATAACACTGCCTAAAAACAATAAATTTGTAACGGCAGCTGATATAAACGCAGACGGTAAAGCTGATATATTAATCCACTATGACCGGTTAGGCGCAGATGGTGCTGACATGAAAAATACTTTTTTAGTGCTTTTGGCACATTAG